In one window of Mytilus trossulus isolate FHL-02 chromosome 7, PNRI_Mtr1.1.1.hap1, whole genome shotgun sequence DNA:
- the LOC134724831 gene encoding high-affinity choline transporter 1-like, translating to MAVNIPGLISVILFYVLILLVGLWAARKKKKTSGENTLESEDVMLAGRNIGLLVGSFTMTATWVGGGFINGTAEVIYQSGFVWCQAPFGYALSLVFGGLFFAKKMRNEGYVTMLDPFQQKYGERMGGLLYLPALLGEVFWSAAILGALGATLSVIIDLDTKSSIVISSCIAIFYTLFGGLYSVAYTDVVQLFCIFIGLWLTIPFAMANEATTNIGFNATTKWVKDLDPKYTGSYIDSYLLLIFGGIPWQVYFQRVLSAKTAANAQILSFVAAVGCIVMALPAVLIGAIATNTDWNMTDYVQVEGHSPVFKDDEVKLILPLVLQYLCPVWVSFFGLGAVSAAVMSSADSSILSASAMFARNIYKCVFRQKASEREIIWVMRFGIFGVGALATAMAIEVDSIYDLWFLCSDLVYVILFPQLVSVVYLKGTNTYGSLAGFILGLFFRIAGGEESMNISPIIKYPWYDEAEKMQLFPFKTLSMIMSFVSIIAVSYPLKYLFESGMIHRRFDVFMCIVNTPEETLSLANKGPSELTAITPTIESRGQINPALKISREDLHRVNGTLSADERSLLHPKTEQADED from the exons ATGGCTGTTAATATTCCTGGATTGATCTCTGTCATTCTTTTCTATGTCCTTATTCTACTTGTGGGATTATGGGCAGCGaggaaaaagaagaaaacttcAGGGGAGAACACTCTGGAGAGTGAAGATGTCATGTTGGCTGGCAGAAATATTGGTTTACTTGTGGGATCTTTTACAATGACAG caACATGGGTGGGAGGAGGATTTATAAATGGCACAGCGGAAGTAATTTATCAGAGTGGATTTGTCTGGTGTCAAGCACCATTTGGATATGCTCTCAGTCTTGTATTTG GTGGTTTATTCTTTgccaaaaaaatgagaaatgaaGGATATGTAACCATGTTAGATCCATTCCAACAAAAGTATGGTGAGAGGATGGGAGGATTATTGTACCTGCCAGCATTGTTAGGAGAGGTCTTCTGGTCTGCTGCTATATTAGGAGCATTAG gagCCACATTATCTGTGATCATAGATCTGGACACCAAATCCTCCATTGTGATCTCATCATGTATAGctatattttatacattgtttGGAGGCCTTTACTCTGTGGCCTATACAGATGTAGTCCAACTTTTCTGTATATTTATTGGACTT tggTTAACAATTCCATTTGCTATGGCAAACGAAGCTACCACTAACATTGGTTTTAATGCAACAACAAAGTGGGTGAAAGACTTGGATCCAAAGTACACTGGCAGCTATATAGACAGTTATTTGTTGTTGATATTTGGTGGTATACCTTGGCAG GTATATTTCCAGAGAGTTTTATCAGCAAAGACTGCTGCCAATGCCCAGATTCTATCCTTTGTTGCTGCTGTAGGATGTATCGTCATGGCGTTACCAGCAGTATTGATTGGTGCTATAGCAACAAATACAG ACTGGAATATGACAGATTATGTACAGGTTGAAGGACACAGTCCAGTGTTTAAGGACGATGAGGTTAAGTTAATTCTACCATTAGTATTGCAATACCTGTGTCCAGTGTGGGTATCATTCTTTGGTTTGGGAGCTGTGTCTGCTGCAGTTATGTCCTCTGCTGATTCTTCCATTCTGTCTGCTAGTGCCATGTTTGCCAGGAACATTTACAAGTGTGTGTTCAGACAAAAG gCATCAGAGAGAGAGATAATATGGGTAATGAGATTTGGAATATTTGGTGTTGGTGCTTTGGCCACGGCTATGGCAATCGAGGTAGATTCTATCTACGACCTATGGTTTCTGTGTTCAGACTTAGTCTATGTTATATTGTTTCCACAGTTAGTATCAGTGGTATATCTGAAAGGAACTAACACCTATGGATCACTTGCTGGATTTATCCTAGGATTATTTTTCCGTATCGCTGGAGGTGAAGAAAGTATGAATATTTCTCCAATAATAAAATACCCTTGGTACGATGAAGCGGAAAAAATGCAGTTATTTCCCTTCAAAACTTTAAGTATGATCATGTCGTTTGTGTCTATTATAGCAGTATCATATcctcttaaatatttatttgagaGTGGAATGATACATCGTCGCTTTGATGTATTTATGTGTATTGTAAATACTCCAGAAGAAACATTATCATTAGCCAATAAAGGACCTTCAGAATTAACTGCCATTACACCAACAATAGAAAGTCGTGGACAAATAAATCCAGCACTTAAGATCTCGAGAGAGGATTTACATAGAGTAAATGGAACATTATCTGCTGATGAAAGATCTCTATTACATCCTAAAACTGAACAAGCAGATGAGgattaa